The Pyrus communis chromosome 12, drPyrComm1.1, whole genome shotgun sequence genomic sequence ATAGGGGTGTCTACCGGTTTACACCCTAGCATACCAGTTTCCTTCAACAAATCCAATACATATTTACGCTGAGACAAGAAGATACCTCTGGATGAGCGGGCAACTTCAACTCCCAGAAAATATTTTAAGTCTCCCAAGTTCTTCATTTTGAATTCTGCCGCAAGGTTTATTTGCAACCTTGATATTTCATCAGAGTCATCCCCTGTAATAAttatgtcatctacatagataaTCAAAGCAGTTACTTTATTCAATCTACGCTTCACAAACAGCGTATGATCGGAATGACACTGACGATATCCATTCTTCTTCATGGCTTGCGTGAACCTGTCAAACCACGCACGAGGAGACTGCTTAAGTTCATAAAGTGACCTATGCAATCGACAAACCCCTGTGTTCCCACCTGCATCATATCCAGGCGGAAAAACCATATAGACTTCTTCCTCCAAATTCCTATGAAGgaaggcattcttcacatcgAACTGTTTTAAGGGCCATTCAAGGTTTGCAGTTAAAGAGATAAGTACACGTACCGTATTCATCTTGGCTACCGGAGAGAATGTCTCCTGATAGTCTACACCATATGTCTGAGTATACCTTTTTGCTACCAACCTTGCTTTGTATCTGTCTATGGACCCGTCAGCCTTGTATTTGATTGTAAACACCCAGCGGCATCCAACCGGCTTCTTCCCATTAGGAAGCTTCACTACTTCCCaggttttatttttctgtagagccatcatttcttcatccattgctcTCACCCACCTTGGATCTTTCAGAGCTTCCTCCACTTGAGTTGGAACTTTAATGGACTATATGTTATTCACCAGAGCCTTGCGTTCAGGTGCAAGATTCTTACAGGATACGTAGTTGGCTATTGGATACCTCACTTTTCCTTCCGGAGAAAACCTGTTAGGTGGCACACCTCGATTTTGTCTTGGTGGCAACTCATATGTACTtacaatattatttgaattagtTGTATAATCATCTAGTGTACTTACCTCAGGCATATTCAGAGAAGATACATTGGACGGCATTgtggagctagagagagagggtaCACTGCTACTAACTTCACCATTGGGATCGGTAACCCTGAGCTGTTCGTGTTCAATCCTGGTCTCGGCACAATCTAGCCGTTCCTGATTGTCTCCTTCGGCAATAACTGCCTGGGTGTTCACTTCGGCAACAACCTGCTGTAGTGCAGCAGTACTGATTTCATTTCTTTCGGCAATCACGGCTTGTGGCATGTCCCCCTCTCCTACATCATGAGAGTCGGGGTGACCACTCATAACTCCCCCTAAATCACACTCCAACCAACCCAGATCACCCACAGTCTCACTCTCCCCCTGGTGATCTGAAGGGGACGGTGAAGAGGAATAAAAATACTCGGACTCAGAAAAGGTAACATCCATAGTCACATACATATGGCGGGTTCCAGGATGATAACATTGATAGCCCTTTTGGTGAGGAGAAAAACCCACAAAGACACACCGAAGAGCACATGGATCAAGCTTACTACGATGTATTTTATGGATATGAACATACACCACGCAACCAAACACACGAGGCGTGAGAGTGTTGGTGGACACCACGGGGACATGTTTACTGAGCATCTGAAGTGGGGTTTGAAATCCCACAACACGGGATGGCATACGGTTGATGAGATAGATAGCATAAGTGACCGCTTCCGGCCAAAAACGCTGAGGTACAGATGCACCAAGGATCAATGCCCGAGCAGTTTCCAAGATATGACGGTTTTTCCTCTCggcaaccccattttgttgaggagtgtGAGGACACGTCGTTTCATGGAGAATCCCATGAGTACAAAGAAATTGAGACAACTCATAATTAATATATTCACCTCCATTATCAGAGCGGAGAACTTTAATACGAGAGGAATATTGTGTCTTGATCATCTGATAGAAAGACTGAAACACCAGAGCAACATCACTCTTATGTTTAATCACATATAACCAGGTCATACGggtgcaatcatcaacaaatgtgACAAACCATTTAATGCCAGAAGCCACACTTACAGGGGAGGGACCCCAAACATTAGAATGCACAAGATCAAACGGAAATGCACTTTTATTCATACTTGAAGGAAACGAAACATGATGGCTCTTAGcaagaatacatacttcacaatgtaagtctgaTTCATTTATTCCATGAAATAAACTAGGCAACAAGCGCCGTAAAtaaccaaaagaagcatggcCTAAACGGCGATGCATCATCCAGACGTCCTTTAATGCACGAGCAGTAGATGTTCGAACCGCAGCAGCTCTTCCCAGAACGACATCATCCACATAATacaacccctctctcttagtgccacGCCCAATGATCTCCTTGGTTTGAATATCCTGAAGCAGACAAAAAAATGGATATATTAATACAACACAGTCCAACTGTTCCGTGACTTGTGGAATAGAGAGTAGGTGATGAGATAAAGATGGAACAAATAAACAGTGATGCAAAGAGAGAGATGGTGTAAGACACACGGTGCCTGCTCCATTAACCGAAGCAGTAGTACCATTAGCCGTCTCCACACATGTTCTACGGGGCTTGGTCATATACTGAAACAAATTTTTATCATAGGTCATATGATCCGTTACACCAGAGTCTAGAATCCAACCTGTATGATGAGCAGTGTCGGAGGCTAAGAGAACACGTCCTACAGTACCTGTATTTGAAGATGGTTCACCAACAGTCGTACGAGTCAATAATGACTGACTTGGCTCACCAGATTGCACCTCGGCTCCTGTGATATTGCTCGGTGTGGTAGCAGCAAAGGCTGCCCGTCCACTAGGAGAACTATTATTCCCACGCTCTTTTTCCCGCAACCGTTTCTTCAACTCCGGAAACCACTCGGGTACTCCATGCTTTGCAAAGCATGTATCTTCGGTATGGCGGGTTTGACCGCAGAAGGTACATTTtaaattatctttgttttcccGGTTAAATGGACGGGACTTCAAAGATGAGTTCGACACACTCCCGGAAGGGGAATTGGCAAGAAACCGTGACACCATAGCAGCTGCAGATCCTCCTCCGTGGCTGCCAACATTACTTCCACCCATCATAGTTGCGTGACGTTGAGCTTCACGCCTTACCATAGAGAACACCTCTTCAACAGACGGAAGAGGCTGAGTTCGTAAGATGTCACTACGAACCTTATCAAAAACATCATCCAAACCTGCCAGGAAGGCATACACACGATCCAACTGAACCTCATCTCGCAGCGTCTTCAAATCTTGAGCACACTCCATCTTAATCGGCCTTCGTTGATCCAACTCCTGCCACACAGATTTTAGATCAACGTAGTACACCCCAACTGGACGTCCTTCCTGACGAAGTCGAAACGACTTAACCTTCAACTCATAGATTTGAGAGATATCAGAACCATCGTAGTATGTTCGAGCAACCTTCTCCCATACTTCTTTGGCAGTACGAAGGTGAATAAAAAAACTCATGATAGCCGGCTCCATGGAGTTAATCAGCTATCCTTTGACAATAGCATTCCCAGTCTCCCATGTCTCAAACTCGATACTGTCTTCACCTGGTTCCTTGATGCTCCCCGACACAAACCCCTTCTTACCACGTCCTGCAATATGCATCTCCAATACTTTGGACCAAAGCGGGTAGTTCGATCCATTAAGCTTCACTGCACTCGGCACTGCTGTGGCATCATTCTGGATTATCACCGAGTTCAGAGGAGCGGAATTATTGGTAGGACCTCCACCGAGTCCTGGTTTCTGCCCCGACCACCTCCACTGAGTCCCGGTTTCTGCCCCGAGCCCCCATCTTCTATGTTCACCATCTTTCTTTATTTCAACGCGCAGCAGCACTAATACAACAAGGACAGAAAGTGCACAGTCCCTATGAATCACAGCAGCAACAGCACGATGAGATGTTTTCCTACTAGGGTTACGGTACCAGGCTCTTGATACCAAGTAGAAAATATACGGCAGGAATAATTCTTGTTATTATTCTCATTAAAAACAGGGATATATATACAACCCTAGTTACACAATCCTAATTACATAAGGAAACAAACTTTACATTCCTAAAGGAAACCTAATACCGTGTGACTCACGCTAACAGACAGAAGTGCAATAAGTTtgtaatataatttaaaaaattatcctTTGTTCTTATTCTCTTGTTtcaattatattttcaatatcaaTAAGAGTTGCTCGTACCGCCAGAAATTTCTTATATAAAGAAATTATATTGGATTTTACCATTCATTTCTCACTGGCTTTGTCGCCTTTCCTAATATTCGTTTtatatagagagaaagagagagagagagagagagagccggAGACCCATGGAGGAAACTAATTCCTCCTGTTCTTCATACAATTTTGGTCAAGAAAACTCACCCACACTTCAACGTCTCGAGTTCATAATTCAGAACAGGCCCGAACAGTGGGTCTATTCAATTTTCTGGCAAGCCTCATCAAAAGACAGCAATGACCTAGTTTCTTTGTCGTGGGCTGGTGGCCATTTTCGAAGCACTGGGGACTTGGCCTCCAAACAAAGTTACAACAAAGCCAATGTTTTCGATGTTGTGGAGAGGAAGAATGGGATTAGTAGAGAAGTTGAAGCTCTTTTCTATGAAGGCATGGATTTGGATGGTGGAGACGTTACcgacgccgagtggttttactTTTACACTGCCTCTTTAACCCAGTCATTTACTGCCGGCCACGGTAACATTCTGGGCCGTACGTTTTGTTCTGGTGATTTTGTTTGGCTGGCAGGTGATCATGAGCTTCAGTTCTATGAGTGCGAGAGAGTGAAGGAAGCAAGAATGCATGGAATTCACACTTTGGTCTGTATTGCAACTTCATGCGGAGTACTTGAACTCGCTTCTTTGGATGCGATCAAAGTAGATTGGGGTCTTGTGCAGATATCAAAATCGCTTTTCGGATCAAAGAACAACAACATGGTCTCAAAGCAGCTGAGCAGCAGCCGTGAGGACCATGTACTTGTTCCGCTGCTAGAAAGTGGAATGTTTTCAGGAGCTGAACAAATAGAGGGGACAACACAAGGTAACAAAATTGGTCCGAAAATTTTCAATACCACGAGTGTTTGGTTGGTACCAATACCAAAGACCAATATACAGATCTCGGGTCTTTTCTTTCTTCACTTAAAAACATTTTCCCGATATTTGATTTTAGGGCATTTTACTTAAAATATTCAGTTAATTTCTCTAATTAAATACCGATATCTTGTTGATATTTGTGTATTTGTACACTCCTCCAAATATTTCATTGCTTTGATGTTTTATATTTTGACGTGAAGGTGGTACAAAAGAAGTAGATCCTGTGACTATAGGTGGATCATCATCCGACTCTGTTGGAAATTTCACCTCTGAGAATATGGAGAACATACGACTAAAAAAAAGGGGACGATCATCAAACAGTGAAACTGGTAGATCAGAAACACCAATAAACCATGTTGAGGCAGAAAGACAAAGGCGAGACAAGCTTAACCGTCGATTCTATGCCCTCCGTGCCGTCGTTCCCAATGTGTCCAGAATGGACAAAGCTTCTTTACTTTCTGATGCAGTTGTATACATCAATGAGCTGAAAGCAAGGGTTGAGCAACTGGAGGCCAAAATCCAAGCACAACACCTGAAGCCCGTTGTTGACATTGGAGGCCAAACCACCAGCTCCATAATTGATCATCATCAAACAAGGCCGCGGCTATCATCAAGTTATGATAATAAAGCAGCTGGGGTTATGGAAATAGATGTGAAGATCGTAGGCTCAGAAGCCATGATACGAGTTCAGTGTCCGGACTGCGACTACCCTAATGCTAGATTGATGAATGCACTCAAAGACCTGGAGTTACAAGTTTATCATGCAAGCCTATCAAGTGTAAAAGAGTGGATGCTTCAAGATGTTGTGGCAAGAGTGCCTCAGGGCTTCACAAGTGAGGAGGCCCTGAGAATTGCTATTATAAAAGGATGGTACAACTAGAAGTTACAATTAAATAATTAGTTTCCCTTGCTATTATAAAAGGATGACGATCTCATTCTTCTTTCCTTGTTATAGTTGTTATTCAAAATTTAAGATGTGTTGggcaagttttattttttaagcttTTGGCCAAGTTTTAGGAGGGAAATATGcatatcaaatataaaaaaaataaaacatgtgtATCTTGTACATGTCACGGTAACTAATGAGTTTAGCTCATTGGATAATGGTTGTACGTATCATTTGTTACATCGTATATAGTGCACCAATCTAGTATAACTATCTAGTCCCTCTAATTAACATCACCCTCGAAATTTGCAAATATTATATAGAACATCTACAATGGCGGAGCTAGAATTTTCATATAATGGTGTTATAAATCAACCAAAAAAGCGTTATTGGACATTTCGTTGAGCACCTAGTAAACAACTACCAATTCCTGCTAACATATGCTGAAAGTTTATGCCAACATAAGTTGACAACTACTATTATTTATAGAGGCTTGTTGAGGGTGAATGCGAGATCTATGATGTAATGTTGAAGACTGTCGAGACTTGTCAACTAAGGCCTTTCATAGAGTAGATGATGCATACAATAGATTCACACacaagaagagaaaaaatgAATTCAAATAAGATACAAAAAATACAAGAAGTAGAAGGCAATTGTAATTTAGTTTGCCTTTACTATTTATAGAGGTCAAATACAATACACAAACAAGTATACATTAAAGTTGTTAGGGTCAAAGACAACCAATGACCCCATAATGACTTCGCAACTGCACATCCACGTCtagctatttttttattttagtttttgatgaAGGAAAATACATAGAAGAAGCTAGAGATATAAAAAATGATCGAagattatgttttaatttttgttgataGGCGAAGAATATGTTTGAAGAAATATATAGAGTAAAGgaatacaaaatgaaaacaaaaaataaaaaactattttgattttttttttttttttttttggttatcattcatttttttttatatattccTCTCTCTCCCACCCATTCTTAtttagggctggaaaaaaatcccaaaccgtattcaaaaaatctcaaaatcaaACTGAAAACATCCCGAATCAGAAATTTTGAACCATTTAATACCCGATCCTGAACCGATCCCAAAAAGCTCGATGCGGAATTTGGAATCTCATGTGACTTTGTTCggaaatcccaaaccaaatcgataaattttttaaatcaattatatatatatataattgaattaataatgGCCGTTAGATTTAGTTGAGATTGAATCTCAACCGTTCGTTACTCTCTGTCACCTCACTTCCTCTGTGACTTCAAACTCTCCAATCTGTCACCTCACTTCCATAAAACTTCCTACATCTTTAGCCATCATTATTATGTGTAGAACCATAATACTTCCACCTCTTTGTTAGCACCTAGACTCTAGGCATATTGACTTTCAAACATAAAGCAAAGAGGCCTTCATAGTACAGATGACCTCTCTCTTGGTTCATACCCAGATACTCTAGCATATTCTCAACTCAGTTCATATTCTTACTCGaaggaggattctctcccctcttaaTCTCTTTccccttctctcctctcttatttgaatggttacggttaaatcacgtcaacattttatattgatttttttatagaaacaataagacaaaaagtaatatgtgagaggagggaagagaatcctacttcctctctctcactctccacccccccccccttttctctctctctcctctgacTCGCCCAGCTAGTGCAGCCACCACACACCACCACCAAATGACTTCGTCGTGCAGCCACCACATCTCCACCACCACGTCACGCAGCCACCACGACTCGATTGCTGTTTCTTTGTCTCTTGATCTCTCCCCCTCCCTTATTCTCCACCCCTATCAGTCCATGGCGTCGAGGGAAATCTTTGCACGGAAATGATCAATCCCAAACCCttccaaaattccaaaacaaTTTCGAAATTCCTGAACCAAAATTTCGGTTCGGGTTTGATTTTCAAAATCCAATCCTAAAATAGATTGGTTCAGAATTTGGATTATGTGTTTCAGATTGGGATCCCGTCCGGAACCACCCCTCTTATCTATCCAATTCCTTCCTACATATAGCCTTACATCTCAAGCACAAACACGCAAATGTAAAAAGCAAAAGCTAAAGTTAGCAAATCAATCccaaaaattaaacattaaaaatttaattttaaaagaaccaaaatccaaaattgTTATCAAATGGACGGTAAGTAAACCATTacaagaaataagaaaagtacCATTCaacaatttaattataaaatggtAGCTTCTCACCAAGTTCCATTTTTGAGATTAAGGATTCAACAATATTagaatttatttttacttttgttaGATAAATGAAGACTTCCATTGTAATACAAGCCAAACTAAGACCgtattcattttgtttttggcttatttttatttttaattttgtgctAAAGAGA encodes the following:
- the LOC137711733 gene encoding transcription factor bHLH14-like; the encoded protein is MEETNSSCSSYNFGQENSPTLQRLEFIIQNRPEQWVYSIFWQASSKDSNDLVSLSWAGGHFRSTGDLASKQSYNKANVFDVVERKNGISREVEALFYEGMDLDGGDVTDAEWFYFYTASLTQSFTAGHGNILGRTFCSGDFVWLAGDHELQFYECERVKEARMHGIHTLVCIATSCGVLELASLDAIKVDWGLVQISKSLFGSKNNNMVSKQLSSSREDHVLVPLLESGMFSGAEQIEGTTQGGTKEVDPVTIGGSSSDSVGNFTSENMENIRLKKRGRSSNSETGRSETPINHVEAERQRRDKLNRRFYALRAVVPNVSRMDKASLLSDAVVYINELKARVEQLEAKIQAQHLKPVVDIGGQTTSSIIDHHQTRPRLSSSYDNKAAGVMEIDVKIVGSEAMIRVQCPDCDYPNARLMNALKDLELQVYHASLSSVKEWMLQDVVARVPQGFTSEEALRIAIIKGWYN